The following are encoded together in the Salvia hispanica cultivar TCC Black 2014 chromosome 6, UniMelb_Shisp_WGS_1.0, whole genome shotgun sequence genome:
- the LOC125197430 gene encoding uncharacterized methyltransferase At2g41040, chloroplastic, with product MAVAAQPSLRLHHNYASFRMNQSSFRNPQLHPPHRSSRARIRASSAVALEPESTTDTSYVDLFACPICYEPLVRKGPSGFNLQAIYRSAFKCRTCNKSYSSKNMYLDLTVTSGTKEYNEFQPTGTELFRSPLVSFVYERGWRQNFNRSGFPGPDKEFTMAQEYFKPAEGGVLVDVSCGSGLFSRKFAKSGAYSRVVALDFSENMLRQCYDFIKNDETILSSNIALVRADVSRLPFSSGSIDAVHAGAALHCWPSPSNAVAEINRIMRSGGIFVGSTFLRVTSSTPTFLRPFRQRNTRNYNYLTEEEIEDLCISCGLINYTKKVEQSFIMFSAQKP from the exons ATGGCCGTCGCTGCACAGCCCTCGCTCCGCCTCCACCACAATTATGCTTCCTTTCGCATGAATCAAAGCTCTTTCCGTAATCCCCAGCTCCATCCTCCCCACCGCTCCTCTCGTGCGAGAATTCGAGCAAGCTCTGCTGTTGCTCTGGAACCT GAATCAACCACTGATACTTCCTACGTTGACTTGTTTGCTTGTCCAATTTGTTACGAACCATTGGTACGAAAAGGTCCTTCAGGATTCAACTt ACAAGCAATTTATAGGTCTGCTTTTAAGTGTAGGACATGCAACAAGTCTTACTCGAGCAAGAACATGTATCTTGATCTTACTGTTACATCTGGAACAAAGGAGTATAATGAGTTCCAACCAACTGGGACTGAGCTATTCAG GAGTCCACTTGTTTCGTTCGTATATGAGAGGGGCTGGCGCCAAAACTTTAACCGTAGCGGTTTCCCTGGTCCTGATAAAGAG TTCACTATGGCTCAGGAGTACTTTAAACCAGCTGAAGGTGGAGTGCTGGTAGATGTGAGCTGTGGCAGTGGTttgttttcaagaaaatttgCGAAATCAGGGGCTTATTCAAGAGTCGTAGCGCTTGATTTTTCTGAAAATATGCTTCGCCAGTGTTatgatttcataaaaaatgatgaaactATCTTAAGCTC GAACATTGCCCTTGTGAGAGCTGATGTTTCGAGGCTTCCTTTTTCATCTGGTTCAATTGATGCTGTTCATGCTGGTGCAGCCTTACATTGCTGGCCATCTCCTTCAAATGCT GTTGCTGAGATAAATCGGATAATGCGAAGTGGTGGTATTTTTGTTGGAAGTACTTTCCTTCGAGTCACTTCATCAACGCCTACTTTCTTAAGGCCTTTCAGACAG AGAAACACAAGGAATTATAACTACCTGACAGAGGAGGAGATTGAGGACCTATGCATCTCGTGTGGGCTCATTAATTACACCAAGAAAGTGGAGCAGTCTTTTATCATGTTCTCTGCACAAAAACCTTGA